The Sinorhizobium fredii USDA 257 region TCAACATCATGCTGCCCTTCAGGGCCGGCGAGACGAGCTTTCCGCTGCTCATGCGTGCCGAATTCGGCGTTCCGCTGCTTCGCGGAACATCGGCGCTGCTCGTCATGCGTCTCTTGGACCTGCATGCGCTGCTCACCGTAGCGGCGATAGGCCTGGTCATCGGCCGCAGCAATCAGATGGTCGCGTGGCTGCTTTGGACGACGGCCTTTTTCTCGCCGCTTGCTTTCTTCCTGCTCAAGACCAGGATTCTTCGCCTGGTGCGCCGCGTGGCTCCGGCGCCGCTCGTGCCCCATGTCGACGAGATAGAGGCGGGTTTGCCGGAGCATGTTCCGGCGTTCCTGCGCGCCTCTGCGATGACGATGCTGAACTGGGGGGTCAAGGTCGCGGTGCTCGCCTGGGTGCTGGCGATCATGGGCGTCGCGCCGCTTGCCGCCGCCTTCGGCGGTGCACTTGGAGGCGAGCTCTCGTCCGTTCTCCCCGTTCACGCGCCGGCCGGCGTCGGCACCTATGCGGCTGCGATCGTTGCCGGGGCGGTCGCCTTCGGCGCGTCCGGTGGAAAGGCGGCGCTGGAGATCCTCGGGCGCGCCAGCGTCAACGCCCATCTCATCATCATCGCCTCGGCCGTGGCCGGCACGTTGCTATCGCTCGTGCTGCGGCCCAAGGCTTGATGCGTCCTACTGGAACGACGTTTCGTAGAAGCTTCTGAGCTTGCGCGAATGCAGTTTCTCCGGCGGCATGGCGGCGAGCTTCTGCAGCGCCAGGATGCCGATCTTCAGGTGCTGGCTGACCTGCGTGCGGTAGAAGGCCGTCGCCATGCCGGGCAGCTTCAATTCGCCGTGCAGCGGCTTGTCGGAGACGCAGAGCAGCGTTCCATAGGGCACCCGGAAGCGGAAGCCGTTGGCGGCGATCGTCGCCGATTCCATGTCGAGCGCGATGGCGCGGGCCTGCGAGAGGCGCTTGACCGGGCCGCGCTGGTCGCGCAGTTCCCAGTTGCGGTTGTCGATCGTCGCGACCGTGCCGGTGCGCATGATCCGCTTGAGATCGTAACCCTGATAACCGGTCACTTCCGCCACCGCATCCTGCAGGGCGACCTGCACTTCCGCCAATGCGGGCAGGGGAATCCACACCGGCAGGTCGTCGTCGAGCACGTGATCCTCGCGCATATAGGCATGCGCCAGGACATAATCGCCGAGCCGCTGGCTGTTGCGAAGCCCGGCACAGTGGCCGAGCATCAGCCAGACATGCGGCCTCAGGACGGCGATGTGGTCGGTGATCGTCTTGGCGTTCGAGGGCCCGACACCGATATTGACCAGGGTGATGCCGCCGTGGCCCTTCTTCTTCAGGTGATAGGCCGGCATCTGCGGCAGGCGGGCAAGCGTATAGTCGGCCTCGGGCCTGTCGGCGCCCGCGGGCGTCACGATGTTGCCTGGCTCCACGAAGGCGGTGTAGCCGTTGCCGCCTACCGCCATCTGCTGGCGTGCCCAGGCGCAGAACTCGTCGACATAGAACTGATAGTTCGTGAAGAGCACGAAGTTCTGGAAGTGCGTGGCGCTGGTCGCCGTATAGTGGCTGAGGCGGGCGAGCGAATAATCGATGCGCTGCGCCGTGAAAGGTGCGAGCGGCGAGGGCTCGCCCGGCCCAGGCTCATAGGAGCCGTTGGCGATCTCGTCATCCGTCGTCGTCAGGTCCGGCGCATCGAAGAGGTCGCGCAGCGGGATGTCGATGGTATCGGCTGCCGACGCCTCGACATGGGCGCTCTCGCCGAACGCGAAGTGCAGAGGGATCGGTGTCGACGATTCCGAGACGGTGACGCCGCCGCCGTGATTGCGCATCAGATGGCCGAACTGCTCCTTCAGATAGTGACGGAAAAGCCGCGGCCGCGTGATCGTCGTCGTATAGACGCCGGGCGCGCTGACATAACCGAAGGAGAGCCGGGAATCCACATGTCCAAAGCTGCTCGTCTCGATGCTCACCTGCGGGTAGCAGGCGCGGAAACGCGTGACCGGCCGACCGTTCTTGCCCAGCCCCTCGAAAGCCTCGCAGAGGAACCGGGTATTGCGTTCGTAGAGAGCCTGCAAGCAATCGACGGCCGCGGCCGGATCGTCGAAGGTTTGCGGCTCGAAGGCTTCAGGGGTGGCGACGGAAAGGATAGAGTTTGCAGAGATTCGTGTGTCCATGGCGTATTATAGGCTGCGGCATCTGACAAGCAAACGACAAGATACGCGTTTGAATAGTGCCGTCTAACGTGGCCCGACGAGAATGATCGTCGTGCCGACAAGCGCCACGGCCATACCGGTCCAGGTTCCAGCGGTCGGGCCGCACGCCCTCGGCAAGCCAGAGCCAAACGAGCGAAGCTGCAATATAGACCCCTCCATAAGCGGCGTAGGCGCGTCCGGCCGCCGGCACGGCTATCATCGTCAAGAACCAGGCAAAGAGCGCCAGCGACCCCATCCCCGGAAGGAGCCACCAAAAGGACTTGCCGAGGCGGAGCAGGCCCACAAGGGAAAGCATCCGGCGATTTCGGCGACCGCGGCGAGTGAATAGAGGGCGAATGCTGGCATCTGGCGACCTTTCAACCGCGAAGGGATCGAAAAGTCAGAGCATGCGCAAGAGGGAATTTCGTTTCCTGCGGTGCCACTGTGGGAGTGAGGCAGGTTTTCAGCCTCGGCCCACCCGGGCGAGGATCAGCTCATCGCCTGGCGTTGCAGCGTGACGAAGAGAACGAGGCCGGCGCCATGCTTTCCGATGCCGGCGCCGGTGGCCTTGTTGTAAGCGACCGCTCCGATCGGCGCCATCAGCAGGCCCGTGAGTACCAGGAGCCGGAGCGAGAGGATGGCGGAAGAGACGAGGGCGGCCATTTGAGTGTTCCTCTACAGCTTGGCTTGGCAATATTGCGCCGTATGGGCGGTGCAGTCGGTCAGCGAGCCGATATAGGTGTTTTGGCGGCGACGCTCCGTATCGGCGCCGACTGCGGCGGCAAGCGACATCGCGAATACGACCATCAGAAGGCTGATGATGGTGAGGCGGCGAGCGAGAATATCCATTGTTCTGTCCGTGGGCTGGAGCGCGTTCAAATCGATTGAGCGTCTTTTCGCACAACCAAACTGAATTCTTGCTGAGATGCTCGTTCATCTGCCGTTCATCTTGGGCGCCGTGCCCTTGCCGGCGTCGGCGTGCGTTCCTACGTGTGTGTGCCCCGCAACCTTAGGAGACACCGCCTATGACCGCTCCCATCGAGCTCTATTACTGGCCGACACCGAACGGCTGGAAGATCACCATCATGCTGGAGGAGCTCGGCGTTCCCTATGCGGTCAAATACATCAATATCGGCCGCGGCGACCAATTCGCGCCGGATTTCCTGAGGATATCGCCAAACAACCGCATGCCGGCCATCATCGATCCGGACGGTCCGGGCGGCGAGCCGATATCGATCTTCGAATCCGGCGCGATCCTGCAATATCTCGGCCGCAAATACGGGAAGTTCTACCCGGCCGACGAGCGCGCCCGCGTCGAGGTCGAGCAATGGCTCTACTGGCAGGTTGGCGGTCTGGGCCCGATGGCGGGGCAGGCCCATCATTTCCGGCTCTATGCGCCGGAGGAGATCCGATACGGCATCGACCGTTACACCAATGAAGTGAACCGCCTCTATGGCGTGATGAACAAGCGGCTCATCGATCGGCCGTTCCTTGCCGGCGAATATTCGATCGCCGACATGGCCGCCATCGGTTGGGTGATCCCGCACGAGAACCAGGGACAGGATCTCAATGATTTCCCGAACCTGAAGCGCTGGTTCGACACGATGCTCGCCCGACCGGCGGTCCAGACGGCGATCGAGGTGGGCAAGGAAGAGCGAGCCCGTCAGAAGAGCCTTGCCGAGGACGAGGAAGCGCAGAAAATCCTGTTCGGGCAGCGCGCCCGCTGAAACGACGGCGAGGGCGGCCACGGCAGACCGCCCTCGCTTGATTCTGAAAGAACTAAAGCCGCGTCCAGGTCTGGGACTTGCACAGCACTTTAAGCACGCAGCCTTTCATCTTCAGCGAATTGCCGTCGACCGAACCCGAACCGCTATAGGTCTTGTCGTTTTCCGGGTCGGTGATCTCGCCGCTGTAGCTGCCACCGGTTCCGGCAAGGTTGCCGATGCGCTTGCCGGCGTGCTTGCCCGTCTTCAGCGTCACGCAGAAGGCGCCGCCGCATGGGGCGATTTCCGCCGTGGCTCCGCTCGCTGTCTTCCAGGTGCCGAGAATTGGTTCGGCGGCTTGGGCCGCTCCCACCACTCCGAAGGCGAGCGCCGCGCTGACGAGCAAAGTTCGAATCATTCAAAGTCCTCCTTTGGAGGCGGTCGGCTGCCAGCCGCCGCGATCTGGATACCTCGCGCCGGCGGCCTCCTCGCCGCCTGAGCGCTGCACGATAACTTACGCGTACGTAAAGGTAAATACGTGCCAGCAGCGCGAAAATCGCCGCGGCTGAACGCTGGTTATGCGTCGCGGAAGGCGCCAGCGGTCGAGCGGCAGATTTGTTCTTGGTTAGCGACCGGTTGAAATCCGAGATTGAATTTTTCGTAAATTTTGAACCGGTTTGTCGGTCCTCCAGGCGCTCCGATGCTTAACAAAAACCCAAGTTTACCAAGTGTTTGAACTTTGTTTGCGGCAAATTAATCATGCATTTTAAGCGCGTATTGAAGGCCCCGGGGCATACTCGAACCATAAGACGAGCGGAGACAACGCCCCGCCAAATCAGACCGGAGCCGACGCCGCAGAAGACGGCGCGTCACCGGAAAGCCCGCCAAGAGGCAAGACTGAAACAGGGACAATAAACAAGCAACTGAAGCCGGGCGCGCCCCGAAGGGGGCGTGCCGCTTCGGCTGAACCAACAAAGAACGACAGGGACAAGACAAATGGCACGCTTTCACTTCGAGATCACGTCGGATGCGGCATTGGGCGGCGAAAACCGGGCCGACGCTCTTTGCGAAATGGGCCTCGCCTATGCGACCGGTCGCGGCCGGCCGGTCGACCTGGTGGCCGCCCATAAGTGGCTGAACATCGCCGCCATCAAAGGCTCGGACCGCGCAGCCGACCTTCGCGCTGACCTTGCGGCGACGATGAGCAAGACCGACCTTGCCGCGGCTCTGCGCGCGGCACGCGAATGGATGACCGTGCATTGACCCCATACGGGAGCGCGTGACAGTGCTCTAAGTCTCGGCCAGGCTCTGGAGCACTGCGGGCAGGGCGGACTCCAGCAATTCCATCTCGGCGTCAGGCCCCGTGCTGATGCGGATGCAGCGATTGAGCGGCGCGACGCCCGGCATACGGATGAAGATGCCGTGATCGCTCATCAGCCGGTCGACGATCGCCCGGGCGTAGGCCGCATCCCGTCCGCAGTCGACAGCGACGAAATTCGTCGCCGAGGGTAGCGGCAGAAGCCCGGCATGACGCGCAATGCGCGCGATCCGGTCGCGCGACGCCGCGATCCGCTGCGTCACTTCCTTCAGATATTGCTGGTCGGAAAGCGCGGTGATCGCCGCAGCGACACCGACACGATTCATGCCGAAATGATTGCGGATCTTGTCGAAGGCCTGTGCGGTACCCGGCGTCGTCAGCGCATAGCCGACGCGCGCGCCGGCGAGACCATAGGCCTTGGAGAAGGTGCGGGTTCGGATGACGTTCGGCCGGTCGATCAGGCCATCGATCGGCGGCAGAGTCTCGGGCGGAGCCGTTTCACAATAGGCTTCGTCTAGGATGAGCAGTGTCGTTTCCGGCAGGGCGGCCGCGAACTCGATGACGCGTTCGGCCGGCCACCAGCTCCCCATCGGATTGTCGGGATTGGCAAAATAGACGAGCGGCGCCGCCTCGCGCTTCACGGCGGCAAGCAGGCCATCGAGGTCTTCGCGGTCATCGACGTAAGGTACGGTGACGAGCCGGCCGCCATGTCCTGCGACGTGGTAATTGAAAGTCGGATAGCCTCCGAACGAAGTGACCACCGGCATGCCCTGCTCGATGACGAGGCGGACGATCTGCCCGAGCAGACCGTCGATTCCCTCTCCGACGGCAATATTGGCCGGCGATGTACCGAGATGCGCCGCGAGCGCATGCCTCAAGTCGTAATTTTCGGGATCGGCATATTTCCAGGTTTCGGTGGCGGCTCGCTCAATGGCGCGCAATACCGAATCGGCCGGGCCGAATCCGCTCTCGTTGGCGCCGATGCGGGCCGCGATCCCGCGGCCGCGCTGCCGCTCGATCGCTTCCGGACCGACGAACGGAATCGTGGCCGGCAGAGATTGGATAAGCGGCGTGAAACGAGAGAATGCAGACATCTGGATAACCTGAGCTCCGTTCGACAAGCGCCGCGGAAGTTATCGCATCGCGACGCCGAGCGGAATGCGCAAAAGTGACTGCGGTCAGCTTCTGCCCGGCAATGCGACCGTCTGCCTCGCAGGTGCGGGGCGATAGGCGCTGGCCGCAGGTTTGGCGTTGCCGGACTGACCCGTGAAAAATTCGTGGCGTACGATTTGGTGAAGGAAAGTCTCGTCGATGGCCTTGATGAATTGCACGCCGATTCGGTTGTCCCGCCGGTGGACCTCGGCGCAGCCAATCCGGAAATTCGTTCCGATGATGTGGAGATAGTAATGCGAAGACAGGCCGATTGTCGTGCTTACGGAGAAACTCGCTCCACCGCGCGAGATATCGATCATCTTGCAAGCGTGGATCGACACGCCGCCGAGGGCCGGCCGCACCGACATCAGCGTT contains the following coding sequences:
- a CDS encoding AMP nucleosidase, coding for MDTRISANSILSVATPEAFEPQTFDDPAAAVDCLQALYERNTRFLCEAFEGLGKNGRPVTRFRACYPQVSIETSSFGHVDSRLSFGYVSAPGVYTTTITRPRLFRHYLKEQFGHLMRNHGGGVTVSESSTPIPLHFAFGESAHVEASAADTIDIPLRDLFDAPDLTTTDDEIANGSYEPGPGEPSPLAPFTAQRIDYSLARLSHYTATSATHFQNFVLFTNYQFYVDEFCAWARQQMAVGGNGYTAFVEPGNIVTPAGADRPEADYTLARLPQMPAYHLKKKGHGGITLVNIGVGPSNAKTITDHIAVLRPHVWLMLGHCAGLRNSQRLGDYVLAHAYMREDHVLDDDLPVWIPLPALAEVQVALQDAVAEVTGYQGYDLKRIMRTGTVATIDNRNWELRDQRGPVKRLSQARAIALDMESATIAANGFRFRVPYGTLLCVSDKPLHGELKLPGMATAFYRTQVSQHLKIGILALQKLAAMPPEKLHSRKLRSFYETSFQ
- a CDS encoding SEL1-like repeat protein, with product MARFHFEITSDAALGGENRADALCEMGLAYATGRGRPVDLVAAHKWLNIAAIKGSDRAADLRADLAATMSKTDLAAALRAAREWMTVH
- a CDS encoding lysylphosphatidylglycerol synthase domain-containing protein encodes the protein MNSDWQLGRRAWLARNRMALISVTAIAAYAVFVEWVWGWSVLLQQWANIGFSSVLAALGLLIATYFVRCYRIYDYFPEQTAGKFLALFRVTQVHNLLNIMLPFRAGETSFPLLMRAEFGVPLLRGTSALLVMRLLDLHALLTVAAIGLVIGRSNQMVAWLLWTTAFFSPLAFFLLKTRILRLVRRVAPAPLVPHVDEIEAGLPEHVPAFLRASAMTMLNWGVKVAVLAWVLAIMGVAPLAAAFGGALGGELSSVLPVHAPAGVGTYAAAIVAGAVAFGASGGKAALEILGRASVNAHLIIIASAVAGTLLSLVLRPKA
- a CDS encoding glutathione S-transferase N-terminal domain-containing protein is translated as MTAPIELYYWPTPNGWKITIMLEELGVPYAVKYINIGRGDQFAPDFLRISPNNRMPAIIDPDGPGGEPISIFESGAILQYLGRKYGKFYPADERARVEVEQWLYWQVGGLGPMAGQAHHFRLYAPEEIRYGIDRYTNEVNRLYGVMNKRLIDRPFLAGEYSIADMAAIGWVIPHENQGQDLNDFPNLKRWFDTMLARPAVQTAIEVGKEERARQKSLAEDEEAQKILFGQRAR
- a CDS encoding PilZ domain-containing protein, whose product is MLQSTMYSLVPSPLYERRYDRFAIGHAATLMSVRPALGGVSIHACKMIDISRGGASFSVSTTIGLSSHYYLHIIGTNFRIGCAEVHRRDNRIGVQFIKAIDETFLHQIVRHEFFTGQSGNAKPAASAYRPAPARQTVALPGRS
- a CDS encoding pyridoxal phosphate-dependent aminotransferase, with translation MSAFSRFTPLIQSLPATIPFVGPEAIERQRGRGIAARIGANESGFGPADSVLRAIERAATETWKYADPENYDLRHALAAHLGTSPANIAVGEGIDGLLGQIVRLVIEQGMPVVTSFGGYPTFNYHVAGHGGRLVTVPYVDDREDLDGLLAAVKREAAPLVYFANPDNPMGSWWPAERVIEFAAALPETTLLILDEAYCETAPPETLPPIDGLIDRPNVIRTRTFSKAYGLAGARVGYALTTPGTAQAFDKIRNHFGMNRVGVAAAITALSDQQYLKEVTQRIAASRDRIARIARHAGLLPLPSATNFVAVDCGRDAAYARAIVDRLMSDHGIFIRMPGVAPLNRCIRISTGPDAEMELLESALPAVLQSLAET
- a CDS encoding DUF2147 domain-containing protein; this encodes MIRTLLVSAALAFGVVGAAQAAEPILGTWKTASGATAEIAPCGGAFCVTLKTGKHAGKRIGNLAGTGGSYSGEITDPENDKTYSGSGSVDGNSLKMKGCVLKVLCKSQTWTRL